One segment of Leeia aquatica DNA contains the following:
- a CDS encoding HD-GYP domain-containing protein yields MSDTQHRPTPSGLLRSLLLMAWMVEARDPYTGGHLWRVARLSEVLAEAAGLPEREVQRIALAAFLHDMGKIGVPDAILRKPGKLDDEEYLAIKQHPDIGLRLLQPHPLSSLALSVVYHHHEMPDGKGYPMGLSGQDIPLDARLVGICDAFDAMTSHRPYRQGMPVERALAIIEGALGQQFDAELGALFVALGRQGRFADIVGYSDEGIPLAHCVDCGPVLQRYRSTQSGDHSWCPACQAGYRWQQTAVGLMATPDGSHRSNGVTQAEDALLMDHLEERWSVLL; encoded by the coding sequence ATGAGTGATACCCAACACAGGCCAACACCCTCCGGTTTGTTGCGCAGTCTGCTATTGATGGCGTGGATGGTGGAGGCCCGTGACCCCTATACCGGTGGCCACCTTTGGCGGGTGGCTCGCCTGTCAGAAGTGCTGGCCGAAGCTGCTGGCCTGCCTGAACGAGAGGTTCAGCGCATTGCGCTGGCTGCCTTCCTGCACGATATGGGCAAGATCGGCGTACCGGATGCCATCTTGCGTAAACCTGGCAAGCTGGACGATGAAGAATACCTTGCCATCAAGCAGCACCCGGATATCGGTTTGCGCTTGCTGCAACCTCACCCCTTGTCCAGCCTGGCCTTGAGCGTGGTATATCACCATCACGAAATGCCGGATGGCAAGGGCTACCCGATGGGGCTGAGCGGGCAGGATATTCCACTGGATGCCCGTCTGGTGGGTATTTGCGACGCGTTTGACGCCATGACCAGCCACCGGCCTTACCGGCAAGGCATGCCGGTAGAGCGTGCCCTGGCGATTATTGAAGGCGCGCTGGGTCAGCAGTTCGATGCCGAGCTGGGCGCACTGTTTGTGGCACTGGGCCGACAGGGGCGCTTTGCCGATATTGTTGGCTACAGCGATGAAGGCATCCCGCTGGCGCACTGTGTGGATTGTGGCCCGGTATTGCAGCGTTATCGCAGCACCCAGTCTGGTGACCATAGCTGGTGCCCGGCTTGTCAGGCCGGTTATCGTTGGCAACAAACCGCCGTAGGTCTGATGGCTACGCCAGATGGCAGCCATCGCAGCAATGGTGTTACCCAGGCAGAGGACGCCTTGCTGATGGACCATCTGGAGGAGCGATGGAGCGTGCTGCTTTAG
- a CDS encoding CZB domain-containing protein: MDELLTLATTAQQSTQRSSLRGFCEVAKIDHLLFKLRVYRILFGLSQEGADDFVDHFQCRLGQWYYHGEGKQYAHMPAYRDMDNPHQQLHQHVLAAITHHQAGETAAMLDAVQRMETSGALVLEALERMASTNQ, translated from the coding sequence ATGGACGAGCTGCTGACGCTGGCGACCACGGCCCAGCAATCCACCCAGCGATCATCCCTGCGTGGTTTTTGTGAAGTGGCCAAGATTGATCATTTACTGTTCAAGCTGCGGGTGTATCGCATCCTGTTTGGCTTGAGTCAGGAGGGGGCGGACGACTTTGTCGACCACTTCCAGTGCCGACTCGGGCAATGGTACTACCATGGTGAGGGCAAACAGTATGCCCACATGCCAGCCTATCGAGACATGGATAACCCGCACCAACAATTGCATCAACATGTCCTTGCTGCCATTACCCACCATCAAGCGGGTGAAACAGCCGCCATGCTGGATGCGGTGCAGCGTATGGAAACCAGTGGCGCCCTGGTGCTTGAAGCCCTGGAGCGAATGGCCTCAACCAATCAGTGA
- a CDS encoding LysR family transcriptional regulator, with amino-acid sequence MDRLHLMTVFIAVAEEEGFAAGARRMGMSPPAVTRAISALEQRLGVKLLQRTTRHVRVTEAGQRYLDDARRIVAEVDEADEAAAGINATPRGHLAVTAPVLFGKLHVMPGIVDYLQRYPDMEVAALFLDRVVNLLEEGMDVAIRIGALPDSAMKAIRVGEVRRVLCASPDYLAQHGEPADPAALRQHTIIAASHVSPSVEWKFAGPDELQGIRLKPRLTVTSNDAAIEAARCGLGITRLLSYQITSELSTDALRIILPEYEPAPLPVHIVHRESKYGSVKVRSFIDLMAEHLRNNLA; translated from the coding sequence ATGGACCGCCTCCACTTGATGACTGTCTTCATTGCCGTTGCAGAAGAGGAAGGCTTTGCGGCGGGTGCACGGCGCATGGGCATGTCGCCTCCCGCCGTCACCCGCGCCATTTCAGCACTAGAGCAACGCCTGGGCGTCAAGCTGCTGCAGCGGACCACCCGCCATGTGCGGGTTACCGAAGCAGGCCAGCGCTACCTGGACGATGCCCGCCGCATCGTGGCCGAAGTCGATGAAGCCGACGAGGCTGCCGCCGGTATCAATGCCACCCCGCGCGGGCATCTGGCCGTCACCGCTCCGGTATTGTTCGGCAAGCTGCATGTGATGCCGGGCATTGTCGACTATCTGCAGCGTTATCCAGACATGGAAGTGGCGGCCCTGTTTCTGGACCGGGTGGTCAACCTGCTGGAAGAAGGTATGGATGTCGCCATCCGCATCGGCGCGCTACCGGATTCCGCCATGAAAGCCATCCGGGTTGGGGAAGTCAGGCGGGTGCTGTGCGCCTCACCAGACTATCTGGCACAGCATGGCGAACCGGCAGACCCCGCTGCCTTACGTCAGCACACCATCATTGCCGCAAGCCATGTTTCCCCCAGCGTGGAGTGGAAATTTGCAGGCCCGGACGAGCTACAAGGCATACGCCTCAAACCCCGTCTGACCGTTACCAGCAACGACGCGGCGATTGAAGCGGCCCGCTGCGGGCTGGGCATCACCCGGCTGCTCTCCTATCAGATCACCTCCGAGCTCAGTACTGATGCATTACGCATCATCTTGCCGGAATACGAACCCGCCCCTCTACCCGTGCATATCGTGCATCGGGAGAGCAAATACGGCTCGGTCAAGGTACGCAGCTTCATCGACCTGATGGCAGAACACTTACGGAACAACTTGGCATGA
- a CDS encoding substrate-binding periplasmic protein: protein MKYLVGVLIGAWLMGGAVQAETLRVAYFEQGDVPFVIRDGSKGKGIFPDLMAAIARVNGDTLSVRFLPNARIQGEFDQGLLDLEVGANPAWRKEAKVPGLYSISFGLARTVLCYRLGVHRTKDQVEDFAGERIGTIAGYHYPEFEAAFNSHLVSRENVDNPRNLLLMLNAKRFKQVFVSKQVKDYWQAQDRASYGCQEGRTVDQAEMMIRVHPARSNILPKLNAAIESLRKSGELDTIFRRYAS, encoded by the coding sequence ATGAAGTACTTGGTGGGTGTGCTGATCGGTGCATGGCTAATGGGTGGGGCGGTACAGGCCGAGACCCTGAGGGTGGCTTACTTCGAGCAAGGTGATGTACCTTTTGTCATCCGTGATGGTAGCAAAGGCAAAGGGATTTTCCCGGACTTGATGGCGGCCATCGCACGCGTCAACGGCGACACGCTAAGTGTCCGCTTCCTGCCGAATGCCCGTATTCAGGGGGAGTTCGATCAAGGTTTGCTCGATCTAGAGGTTGGCGCAAACCCGGCCTGGCGTAAGGAGGCCAAAGTGCCCGGGCTTTATAGCATCTCCTTTGGTTTGGCCCGAACAGTGCTGTGCTATCGATTAGGGGTGCATCGCACAAAGGATCAGGTGGAAGATTTCGCGGGCGAGCGCATTGGAACCATAGCGGGTTATCACTATCCAGAATTTGAAGCCGCTTTTAACAGCCATCTGGTATCGCGAGAGAATGTGGACAATCCACGCAATCTATTGCTGATGCTGAATGCCAAGCGGTTTAAGCAGGTCTTTGTCAGCAAGCAGGTCAAGGACTATTGGCAAGCACAGGATCGAGCGAGCTATGGCTGTCAGGAAGGCAGAACGGTCGATCAGGCCGAGATGATGATCCGGGTACACCCTGCGCGCAGCAATATTTTGCCCAAGCTCAATGCTGCCATAGAGTCATTGCGAAAGAGTGGCGAACTGGATACCATTTTTCGGCGCTATGCATCTTGA
- the thiC gene encoding phosphomethylpyrimidine synthase ThiC yields the protein MNAPRNPEALAFDQLQTLTTTPLPASRKGWLNGQHYPDLRVPLREVSLSNGEQVALYDTSGPYTDPDSRIDIRQGLPNPRLAWLEARGDSEAYAGRPLQSLDDGSRDADAARLQLLRQETAGLQRQPRRARSGRNVTQLHYARRGIITPEMEYVALRENGKRAWLQAYQANLPRQQRLAPQGMGFVLPDEITPEFVRDEVARGRAIIPANINHTELEPMIIGRNFLVKVNANIGNSAVTSSIEEEVEKLVWSIRWGADTVMDLSTGKHIHTTRDWIIRNSPVPIGTVPLYQALEKVGGIAEDLSWPLFRDTLIEQAEQGVDYFTIHAGLRLAYIPLTVGRRTGIVSRGGSIMAKWCIAHHQENFLYSHFEDICDIMKQYDVSFSLGDGLRPGSGADANDEAQFAELHTLGELTHLAWKHDVQTMVEGPGHVPMHLIQANMDEQLKHCHEAPFYTLGPLTTDISPGYDHISSAIGAAMIAWQGTAMLCYVTPKEHLGLPDRDDVRQGIIAYKIAAHTADLAKGHPTARFRDEALSKARFEFRWQDQFNLSLDPETARSFHDETLPAEGAKVAHFCSMCGPKFCSMKISQEVREYAGQQSQATAETVQQGMQAKSVEFRQRGSELYVPEQQP from the coding sequence ATGAACGCCCCTCGCAATCCGGAAGCCCTGGCTTTCGATCAGCTGCAAACGCTCACCACGACACCTCTGCCTGCTTCACGTAAAGGCTGGCTCAACGGCCAGCATTACCCGGACTTGCGCGTACCGTTGCGCGAAGTCTCGCTCAGCAATGGTGAGCAAGTTGCCTTGTACGACACCTCTGGCCCCTATACCGACCCCGATAGCCGGATCGACATCCGCCAGGGTCTGCCCAACCCTCGGCTTGCCTGGCTGGAAGCACGCGGAGACAGCGAAGCCTATGCGGGCCGTCCCTTGCAAAGCCTGGACGATGGCAGCCGTGATGCTGACGCCGCGCGCCTGCAACTCTTACGGCAAGAAACGGCAGGCCTGCAACGGCAACCCCGTCGGGCGCGTAGCGGCCGCAATGTCACCCAGCTGCACTATGCCCGTCGCGGCATCATCACCCCGGAGATGGAGTACGTGGCGCTGCGGGAGAACGGCAAACGGGCGTGGTTGCAGGCATACCAGGCCAACCTGCCCCGCCAGCAAAGACTGGCCCCGCAAGGCATGGGCTTTGTACTGCCCGACGAGATCACCCCTGAATTCGTGCGGGATGAAGTGGCGCGTGGCCGCGCCATCATCCCGGCCAATATCAACCATACCGAGCTGGAACCGATGATCATTGGCCGGAATTTTCTGGTCAAGGTCAACGCCAACATCGGCAATTCCGCAGTGACGTCCAGCATTGAGGAGGAAGTCGAAAAGCTGGTGTGGTCCATCCGCTGGGGGGCCGATACGGTGATGGACCTCTCCACCGGCAAGCACATCCATACCACCCGCGACTGGATCATCCGCAACTCGCCGGTGCCGATTGGTACCGTGCCGCTGTATCAGGCACTGGAAAAAGTCGGCGGCATTGCCGAAGACCTCAGCTGGCCGCTGTTTCGTGACACCTTGATCGAGCAAGCCGAACAAGGGGTGGATTACTTCACCATTCATGCCGGGCTGCGCCTGGCCTACATTCCGCTTACCGTCGGGCGGCGTACCGGCATTGTGTCACGCGGCGGTTCCATCATGGCGAAGTGGTGCATTGCCCACCATCAGGAAAACTTCCTCTACAGCCATTTCGAGGACATCTGCGACATCATGAAGCAATACGATGTCAGCTTCTCGCTGGGCGATGGCCTGCGGCCCGGCTCTGGTGCCGACGCCAATGACGAGGCCCAGTTTGCCGAGCTGCACACGCTGGGTGAATTGACCCACCTGGCCTGGAAGCACGATGTGCAGACCATGGTGGAAGGACCGGGCCATGTGCCGATGCACCTGATCCAGGCCAATATGGACGAACAGCTCAAACACTGCCACGAAGCGCCGTTCTACACCCTGGGACCGCTCACCACGGACATTTCCCCTGGTTACGACCATATCAGCAGCGCCATTGGTGCTGCGATGATCGCCTGGCAAGGTACCGCCATGCTGTGTTACGTCACCCCCAAGGAACATCTGGGTCTGCCGGACCGGGATGATGTTCGGCAAGGCATCATCGCCTACAAGATTGCAGCACATACTGCAGACCTGGCCAAAGGGCACCCCACGGCCCGCTTCCGCGATGAAGCCTTGTCCAAAGCACGGTTTGAATTCCGCTGGCAGGACCAGTTCAATCTGTCGCTGGACCCGGAAACCGCACGCAGCTTTCATGATGAAACGCTACCGGCGGAAGGCGCCAAAGTGGCACACTTCTGCTCCATGTGCGGCCCCAAATTCTGCTCGATGAAAATCAGTCAGGAAGTGCGCGAGTACGCTGGACAGCAATCGCAGGCGACAGCGGAGACGGTGCAACAAGGCATGCAGGCAAAGTCGGTGGAATTCCGCCAGCGCGGCAGTGAACTGTATGTGCCGGAGCAGCAGCCATGA
- a CDS encoding FAD-dependent oxidoreductase, whose translation MSLRVGIVGAGVLGRLLASRLARNGQQVEVFDAAPHADAPLATGWVAAGMLSPLAELECGNHEVYTLGMRSLALWSRWLPALAQTVPFAAEGSLLLAFPQDRGSAERILQQLKHKAPDWQTPPTLSKTELHALEPALAPQLMGWPLSTEGYLHPTLAMQALWADAQQHGARAHWGCTVHATKPGQVQLEHETRPFDWVFDTRGLGARTDLPLRGVRGEIFTLHAPGVVLTRPLRLLHPRYRVYLVPRAGEHIMVGASELESEDRSPPSLRSTVELLSAAHSVIPALAEARVIAAHSHLRPALPDNLPVLQQQAGLTHINGLFRHGWLLAPALVEQAITHLAQEHAA comes from the coding sequence ATGAGCCTGCGCGTCGGCATCGTCGGCGCGGGGGTGCTGGGGCGGCTGCTGGCCAGCCGTCTGGCACGGAACGGTCAGCAGGTCGAGGTATTCGATGCGGCCCCGCACGCCGATGCACCTTTGGCCACCGGCTGGGTGGCCGCCGGCATGCTCAGCCCGCTGGCCGAGCTGGAATGCGGCAATCACGAGGTCTACACGCTGGGCATGCGCTCGCTGGCCTTATGGTCACGCTGGCTGCCTGCCCTTGCGCAGACAGTCCCCTTCGCGGCGGAAGGCAGCCTGCTGCTGGCCTTCCCGCAGGATAGGGGCAGTGCAGAACGCATCTTGCAGCAACTCAAGCACAAAGCCCCGGACTGGCAAACCCCTCCCACCCTCAGCAAAACTGAGCTGCATGCGCTAGAGCCTGCGCTGGCACCGCAGCTCATGGGCTGGCCACTGTCCACCGAAGGTTATCTGCACCCCACGCTGGCGATGCAGGCATTATGGGCGGATGCCCAGCAGCATGGCGCACGCGCCCATTGGGGCTGTACGGTGCACGCTACAAAGCCAGGGCAAGTCCAGCTTGAACACGAGACACGCCCCTTTGACTGGGTATTCGATACCCGTGGCCTGGGTGCGCGCACAGACCTGCCCTTGCGCGGCGTGCGAGGGGAAATTTTCACCCTGCATGCCCCTGGAGTGGTGCTGACACGCCCCTTGCGCTTGCTGCATCCGCGCTATCGCGTCTATCTGGTGCCTCGTGCCGGTGAACACATTATGGTGGGGGCCAGTGAACTGGAGAGTGAAGACCGCTCCCCACCCTCGCTACGCAGCACCGTAGAGCTGCTGAGTGCCGCCCACAGTGTCATCCCGGCACTGGCGGAAGCTCGGGTGATTGCGGCGCACAGCCACCTGCGCCCGGCGCTGCCGGACAATCTGCCGGTGTTGCAGCAGCAGGCTGGGCTGACTCACATCAACGGCCTGTTTCGCCACGGCTGGCTGCTGGCGCCCGCGCTGGTGGAGCAAGCCATCACGCATCTGGCGCAGGAGCATGCCGCATGA
- the thiS gene encoding sulfur carrier protein ThiS, producing the protein MSTIRLHLNEQPVELPAPLTLLMLLERHDIAADSVATAVNGQFVPRAQRAHHTLQAHDVVLTFQPIVGG; encoded by the coding sequence ATGAGCACGATACGCCTGCACCTCAACGAGCAGCCGGTGGAACTGCCCGCCCCATTGACCCTGCTGATGCTGCTGGAACGGCACGACATTGCCGCCGATAGCGTCGCTACCGCCGTCAACGGCCAGTTTGTCCCACGCGCCCAACGCGCCCACCACACGCTGCAGGCACACGATGTGGTGCTGACGTTTCAGCCCATCGTTGGAGGTTAA
- a CDS encoding thiazole synthase produces MSYTLAGQTLRSRFFLGTAAYPSPLILQQAIAAAGSELVTVSLRRQLQPGSLPSDFYRIIQHSGARLLPNTAGCRTAREAITLAHMARELFNTHWIKLEVVGDDYTLQPDPVELLEATRQLLADGFEVFPYCTDDLVSCQRLVDAGCKVLMPWGAPIGSGQGLLNPWALRTLRARLPGVFLVVDAGIGTPAHAVQAMELGFDAVLLNSAVAHSPDPVRMAQAFRLAIESGRLAWEAGIMPCQPMAVATTPVTGNPLLL; encoded by the coding sequence ATGTCCTATACTCTGGCCGGGCAAACCCTGCGTAGCCGCTTCTTCCTCGGCACCGCCGCTTACCCTTCCCCTCTGATCCTGCAGCAAGCCATCGCAGCAGCGGGCAGTGAGCTGGTGACCGTCAGCCTGCGGCGGCAGTTGCAGCCCGGCAGCCTGCCCAGTGATTTCTACCGGATCATTCAGCACAGTGGCGCGCGACTCCTGCCGAACACGGCGGGCTGCCGCACCGCTAGGGAAGCCATCACGCTGGCACACATGGCCCGGGAACTGTTCAATACCCACTGGATCAAGCTGGAAGTAGTGGGCGACGACTACACGCTGCAACCGGACCCGGTGGAATTGCTCGAAGCCACCCGGCAATTACTGGCCGATGGCTTTGAGGTCTTCCCTTATTGCACTGATGATCTGGTGAGCTGCCAGCGACTGGTCGATGCAGGCTGCAAGGTGCTGATGCCGTGGGGTGCCCCCATCGGGTCTGGCCAGGGCTTGCTCAATCCGTGGGCACTGCGTACCTTGCGCGCGCGCCTGCCCGGCGTCTTTCTGGTGGTTGATGCGGGTATTGGCACCCCGGCCCATGCCGTGCAAGCCATGGAGCTGGGCTTTGACGCCGTATTGCTCAATTCTGCAGTAGCGCACTCGCCAGACCCGGTGCGCATGGCCCAGGCCTTCCGGCTGGCCATCGAATCCGGGCGGCTGGCCTGGGAGGCGGGCATCATGCCCTGCCAGCCGATGGCTGTCGCCACCACCCCCGTCACCGGGAACCCTTTGCTATTATGA